One stretch of Pseudomonas azotoformans DNA includes these proteins:
- a CDS encoding LysR family transcriptional regulator, producing the protein MRFTLRQLQVFVAVAQQESVSRAAGLLALSQSAASTSITELERQSSCQLFDRAGKRLSLNALGHQLLPQAVALLDQAKEIEDLLNGKSGFGSLAVGATLTIGNYLATLLIGSFMQQHPESQVKLHVQNTAHIVHQVAHYEIDLGLIEGDCSHPDIEVQTWVEDELVVFCAPQHHLAKRGVASMDELTHEAWILREQGSGTRLTFDQAMRHHRSALNIRLELEHTEAIKRAVESGLGIGCISRLALRDAFRRGSLVPVETPDLDLARQFYFIWHKQKYQTSAMREFLELCRAFTAGVQRSDEIVLPNIA; encoded by the coding sequence ATGCGATTTACTCTCCGTCAACTGCAAGTCTTCGTCGCCGTCGCCCAGCAGGAAAGCGTCTCCCGCGCTGCTGGCCTTCTGGCCTTATCTCAATCCGCCGCCAGCACCTCCATCACCGAGCTGGAGCGTCAATCCAGCTGCCAGTTATTCGACCGTGCGGGCAAACGCCTGAGCCTCAACGCGCTCGGCCACCAGCTATTACCCCAGGCGGTAGCGCTGCTGGACCAGGCCAAGGAGATCGAAGACCTGCTCAACGGCAAATCCGGCTTCGGCTCCCTGGCGGTCGGCGCCACTCTCACCATCGGCAACTACCTGGCCACTCTGCTGATCGGCAGCTTCATGCAGCAGCACCCCGAGAGCCAGGTGAAACTGCATGTGCAGAACACTGCCCATATCGTGCACCAGGTGGCGCACTACGAAATTGACCTGGGTCTAATCGAAGGCGACTGCAGCCACCCGGATATCGAGGTGCAAACCTGGGTGGAAGACGAACTGGTGGTGTTTTGCGCACCGCAGCATCACCTGGCCAAGCGTGGCGTGGCGAGCATGGATGAGTTGACCCACGAGGCCTGGATCCTGCGAGAGCAAGGCTCGGGCACACGCTTGACCTTCGACCAAGCCATGCGCCATCACCGTAGCGCGCTGAATATCCGCCTCGAGCTGGAACACACTGAGGCGATCAAGCGCGCGGTGGAATCGGGACTGGGGATTGGCTGCATTTCGCGCCTGGCGCTGCGCGACGCGTTCCGCCGCGGCAGCCTGGTGCCGGTGGAAACCCCGGACCTGGACCTGGCTCGGCAGTTCTACTTCATCTGGCATAAACAGAAGTACCAGACCTCGGCGATGCGCGAGTTCCTCGAACTGTGCCGCGCCTTCACCGCCGGGGTTCAGCGCAGCGACGAGATCGTACTGCCGAACATTGCCTGA
- the recA gene encoding recombinase RecA gives MDDNKKKALAAALGQIERQFGKGAVMRMGDHDRQAIPAISTGSLGLDIALGIGGLPKGRIVEIYGPESSGKTTLTLSVIAQAQKMGATCAFVDAEHALDPEYAGKLGVNVDDLLVSQPDTGEQALEITDMLVRSNAIDVIVVDSVAALVPKAEIEGEMGDMHVGLQARLMSQALRKITGNIKNANCLVIFINQIRMKIGVMFGSPETTTGGNALKFYASVRLDIRRTGAVKEGDEVVGSETRVKVVKNKVAPPFRQAEFQILYGKGIYLNGEMIDLGVLHGFVEKSGAWYAYNGSKIGQGKANSAKFLADNPDIAATLEKQIRDKLLTAAPDVKAAANREPVEEVEEADTDI, from the coding sequence ATGGACGACAACAAGAAGAAAGCCTTGGCTGCGGCCCTGGGTCAGATCGAACGTCAATTCGGCAAGGGTGCCGTAATGCGTATGGGCGATCACGACCGTCAGGCGATCCCGGCTATTTCCACTGGCTCTCTGGGTCTGGACATCGCACTCGGCATTGGCGGCCTGCCAAAAGGCCGTATCGTTGAAATCTACGGTCCTGAATCTTCCGGTAAAACCACCCTGACCCTGTCGGTGATTGCCCAGGCACAGAAAATGGGCGCCACCTGCGCGTTCGTCGATGCCGAGCACGCCCTGGACCCTGAATACGCCGGCAAGCTGGGCGTCAACGTCGACGACCTGCTGGTCTCCCAGCCGGACACCGGTGAGCAGGCCCTGGAAATCACCGACATGCTGGTGCGCTCCAACGCCATCGACGTGATCGTGGTCGACTCCGTCGCAGCCCTGGTACCCAAGGCTGAAATCGAAGGCGAGATGGGTGACATGCACGTGGGCCTGCAAGCTCGTCTGATGTCCCAGGCGCTGCGTAAAATCACCGGTAACATCAAGAACGCCAACTGCCTGGTGATCTTCATCAACCAGATCCGTATGAAGATCGGCGTGATGTTCGGCAGCCCGGAAACCACCACCGGTGGTAACGCGCTGAAGTTCTACGCTTCGGTCCGTCTGGATATCCGCCGTACCGGCGCGGTGAAAGAAGGTGATGAGGTTGTTGGTAGCGAAACCCGCGTCAAAGTCGTGAAGAACAAAGTGGCCCCGCCTTTCCGTCAGGCCGAGTTCCAGATTCTCTACGGCAAGGGTATCTACCTGAACGGCGAGATGATCGACTTGGGCGTACTGCACGGTTTCGTCGAGAAATCCGGTGCATGGTATGCCTACAACGGCAGCAAGATCGGCCAAGGCAAGGCCAACTCGGCCAAGTTCCTGGCGGATAACCCGGACATCGCCGCCACGTTGGAGAAGCAGATCCGCGACAAGCTGCTGACCGCAGCGCCAGACGTGAAAGCTGCCGCCAACCGCGAGCCGGTTGAAGAAGTGGAAGAAGCTGACACTGACATCTGA
- a CDS encoding phage tail protein, which translates to MRQQMALGTFIFGLSRGFAYDTLDRASTGGWVGLPIIAGKPKSSQVGQGLETLTFGGKAARATGMARLDELRALQALRAPLPLVDGVGLSWGLWTIKSVSEKQSNVIDDGTAMVINWSLVLEEFVNA; encoded by the coding sequence ATGCGGCAACAGATGGCATTGGGCACGTTTATTTTCGGGCTGTCTCGTGGATTCGCCTACGACACCCTGGACCGCGCCAGCACCGGCGGATGGGTCGGCCTGCCGATTATTGCCGGCAAACCCAAGTCCAGCCAGGTCGGCCAAGGGCTTGAAACGCTGACCTTCGGCGGTAAGGCTGCACGGGCAACCGGCATGGCGCGCCTGGATGAACTGCGTGCGTTGCAAGCCCTGCGTGCGCCGTTGCCGCTGGTCGATGGCGTAGGCCTCAGCTGGGGGCTGTGGACGATCAAATCGGTGAGCGAAAAACAATCCAACGTGATCGACGATGGCACCGCCATGGTTATCAATTGGTCGCTGGTATTGGAGGAGTTCGTCAATGCGTAG
- a CDS encoding phage major tail tube protein — translation MFTNRVRQAIAATLQGLPLSATVEEFTPPKIEFDMEPMSGGRFIAEEMAKSGKVLNAKLILQGAGPEIMLALGVRLGDDILLNVREAGQDQDGKTYFTYHTVGGKLKSLEEAKLKMGDKALTTLELSCRTYNRLENGIPVIDIDVRTQKFVLNGVDILGDARRAVLMP, via the coding sequence ATGTTTACCAACCGAGTCAGACAGGCCATCGCGGCCACCCTTCAAGGCCTGCCGTTGTCCGCGACGGTAGAGGAATTCACTCCGCCGAAGATCGAGTTCGACATGGAACCCATGTCCGGCGGGCGCTTTATCGCCGAGGAAATGGCCAAGAGCGGCAAGGTGCTCAATGCCAAGTTGATCCTGCAAGGCGCCGGCCCGGAAATCATGCTGGCCCTGGGTGTGCGCCTGGGTGACGACATCCTGCTGAACGTGCGCGAAGCCGGCCAGGATCAGGACGGCAAGACCTATTTCACCTACCACACGGTCGGCGGCAAGCTCAAATCCCTGGAGGAAGCGAAGCTGAAAATGGGTGATAAGGCACTCACCACCCTGGAGCTGTCCTGCCGCACTTACAACCGCCTGGAAAACGGTATTCCGGTCATCGACATCGACGTACGTACCCAGAAGTTCGTGCTCAACGGCGTCGACATCCTCGGCGATGCGCGCCGCGCCGTGCTGATGCCGTAA
- a CDS encoding PA3611 family quorum-sensing-regulated virulence factor has translation MLRSMLRFVAPSVALALVLPVCAQAASLLEAQMNRKLQSVAAESNKDLPREIDEKTLEVAYTVEGMQLIDHLSVLPDRAEQMRANPKAVYFQLGQSVCLNKGYRELMAKGAVMRYEITENKTNRPVASVKFIEADCPAPAAAKKKK, from the coding sequence ATGCTGCGTTCCATGCTGCGTTTTGTCGCCCCATCCGTCGCCCTCGCGCTGGTATTGCCCGTGTGCGCCCAGGCGGCCTCGCTGCTGGAGGCCCAAATGAACCGCAAGCTGCAAAGCGTCGCGGCCGAAAGCAACAAGGACCTGCCCCGGGAAATCGACGAAAAGACCCTGGAAGTGGCCTACACCGTGGAAGGCATGCAACTGATCGATCACCTGAGTGTCCTGCCTGACCGCGCCGAACAGATGCGCGCCAACCCCAAGGCAGTGTATTTCCAGCTGGGCCAGAGCGTGTGTCTGAACAAGGGCTACCGCGAACTGATGGCCAAGGGCGCAGTGATGCGCTACGAAATCACCGAGAACAAGACCAACCGTCCTGTGGCCTCGGTGAAGTTCATCGAAGCGGATTGCCCGGCACCGGCGGCGGCAAAAAAGAAAAAGTAA
- a CDS encoding contractile injection system protein, VgrG/Pvc8 family, producing the protein MTLGYTPVVEIYGANAALLNERLLEWEHSDTAGLVSDHLKLTLDIEGLEGLPDLGGKIGLRVGYLETGLVDKGTFKITKRTPSLFPMRLALEATAAPFDVDGFKQRRTASHGPITLGALFRQLTARYGYSPRVAPELEGKQIPHIDQTNESDMALLTRLARRFDAVAKPVDEFYVLGRKGQLTSLSGKTLPDVRLSLTRDNRPGEHAFISAKMSEGSRAKYDGAQASWWDAAAGKKNVVQVGIEPFKEVTQRYQNEAEARSAAEGEMRRVRREGLKIEVICPGNPAFAAEGLLLLDESWPGFMQGRWSINTVTASGKRKDSYRCTISASGLSPAE; encoded by the coding sequence ATGACACTTGGATATACGCCAGTGGTGGAAATCTACGGGGCCAATGCCGCGCTGCTCAACGAACGCCTGTTGGAGTGGGAACATAGCGATACGGCCGGTCTTGTCTCAGACCATCTCAAGTTGACCCTCGATATCGAGGGCCTTGAGGGCTTGCCCGACCTGGGCGGGAAAATTGGTCTGCGCGTGGGGTATCTGGAAACCGGCCTGGTGGACAAGGGTACGTTCAAGATCACCAAGCGCACACCGTCACTGTTTCCGATGCGCCTGGCATTGGAGGCCACGGCGGCACCGTTTGACGTGGATGGGTTCAAGCAACGTCGCACCGCCAGTCACGGGCCAATCACCCTGGGCGCGTTGTTCCGTCAATTGACGGCGCGCTACGGTTATTCACCACGGGTGGCGCCTGAGCTTGAAGGCAAGCAGATTCCGCACATTGACCAGACCAACGAAAGCGACATGGCGTTGCTGACACGTTTGGCCAGACGTTTCGATGCCGTGGCCAAGCCGGTCGACGAGTTTTATGTGCTGGGCCGAAAAGGCCAGCTCACGTCGTTGTCGGGCAAGACCCTGCCGGATGTGCGGCTGTCGCTGACGCGTGACAATCGCCCGGGTGAGCACGCGTTTATCAGCGCCAAGATGTCCGAGGGCAGTCGCGCCAAATATGACGGCGCACAAGCTTCCTGGTGGGATGCGGCGGCCGGTAAGAAAAACGTGGTGCAGGTGGGTATCGAGCCCTTTAAAGAGGTCACGCAGCGTTACCAGAACGAAGCCGAAGCCCGTTCCGCTGCTGAAGGTGAGATGCGCCGTGTGAGACGTGAAGGGCTGAAGATCGAGGTGATTTGCCCTGGAAACCCCGCATTCGCTGCTGAAGGCTTGTTGCTGCTGGATGAGTCATGGCCAGGCTTCATGCAGGGGCGTTGGTCGATAAATACCGTGACCGCCAGTGGCAAGCGCAAAGACAGCTATCGCTGCACGATCAGCGCGAGCGGTTTGTCCCCCGCGGAATAA
- a CDS encoding glycoside hydrolase family 19 protein, producing the protein MVLSEQQLVKILPSSRIKAGVFISALNCAMLHRQINTPQRIAAFLAQVGHESGQLRYVRELGSDAYLSKYDTGTLAARLGNTPEADGDGQKYRGRGLIQITGRRNYLACSQALFGDDRLLQQSELLEQPQWACESAAWFWQSNGLNELADKDQFTTITRRINGGLNGLEDRLQLWARAKAVLCVS; encoded by the coding sequence ATGGTCCTGTCTGAGCAACAACTCGTGAAAATCCTACCGAGCTCCCGCATCAAGGCGGGAGTTTTCATTTCTGCGCTGAACTGCGCCATGCTCCACCGTCAAATCAACACGCCACAACGCATTGCCGCCTTCCTCGCCCAAGTTGGCCACGAGTCCGGCCAACTGCGCTACGTGCGCGAATTGGGCAGTGATGCTTATTTGAGCAAGTACGACACCGGTACGTTGGCCGCGCGCCTGGGCAACACCCCCGAAGCGGACGGCGACGGCCAGAAGTACCGGGGCCGGGGTCTGATCCAGATCACCGGTCGCCGCAACTACCTGGCCTGCAGCCAGGCCCTGTTCGGCGACGATCGCCTGCTGCAACAATCCGAGCTGCTGGAGCAACCACAATGGGCCTGTGAATCCGCCGCCTGGTTCTGGCAAAGCAATGGCTTGAATGAACTCGCCGACAAGGATCAGTTCACCACCATCACCCGGCGTATCAACGGCGGGCTCAATGGCCTGGAGGACCGTTTGCAACTGTGGGCGCGGGCGAAGGCGGTGCTATGCGTTTCCTAG
- a CDS encoding LOG family protein, producing the protein MPYEPNDRLLRHFEENGADLTQQVDAQLQLIAPNSPNIPLYRDMILTVLRMAQDDRNRWNAKITLQAIRELDNAFRVLEQFKGRRKVTVFGSARTPVESPLYALAREVGAALARSDLMVITGGGGGIMAAAHEGAGLEHSLGFNITLPFEQHANPTIDGTDNLLSFHFFFTRKLFFVKEADALVLCPGGFGTLDEALEVLTLIQTGKSPLVPVVLLDAPGGGFWQGALDFIRNQLEANRYILPTDLKLIRLVYSAEEAVEEINQFYANFHSTRWLKREFVVRMHHPLSDGALAHLQSEFASLRLSGEFQQLAYTGEEHDEPRFSHLTRLVFNFNGRDQGRLRELVDYINLPENWAQAQGKVQQRVAPEPA; encoded by the coding sequence ATGCCTTACGAACCGAATGACCGCCTGCTTCGGCACTTTGAAGAAAACGGTGCTGACCTTACGCAGCAGGTCGACGCCCAACTCCAGCTGATCGCTCCCAACAGCCCGAATATTCCCCTGTATCGCGACATGATCCTCACCGTGCTGCGCATGGCCCAGGACGACCGCAATCGCTGGAACGCCAAGATCACCCTGCAAGCCATCCGTGAACTGGACAATGCCTTCCGCGTGCTCGAACAGTTCAAGGGCCGCCGCAAAGTAACGGTATTCGGCTCAGCGCGCACTCCGGTGGAAAGCCCGCTGTACGCCCTGGCCCGCGAAGTCGGCGCAGCGCTGGCACGTTCTGACCTGATGGTGATCACCGGCGGCGGCGGCGGCATCATGGCGGCCGCCCACGAAGGCGCGGGCCTGGAACACAGCCTGGGGTTCAATATCACCCTGCCGTTTGAACAGCACGCCAACCCGACTATCGATGGCACCGATAACCTGCTGTCCTTCCACTTTTTCTTTACCCGCAAGCTGTTCTTCGTCAAGGAGGCAGATGCGCTGGTGCTGTGCCCAGGCGGTTTCGGCACCCTGGATGAAGCGCTGGAAGTGCTGACCCTGATCCAGACCGGCAAGAGCCCACTGGTGCCAGTGGTGTTACTGGACGCACCAGGCGGCGGGTTCTGGCAAGGCGCCCTGGATTTTATCCGCAACCAGCTTGAAGCCAATCGCTACATCCTGCCTACCGATCTCAAGCTGATACGCCTGGTGTACAGCGCCGAAGAGGCAGTGGAAGAGATCAACCAGTTTTATGCCAACTTCCACTCCACCCGTTGGTTGAAGCGTGAGTTTGTAGTGCGCATGCATCACCCGCTCAGCGATGGGGCATTGGCCCACTTGCAGAGCGAATTTGCCAGCCTGCGTTTGAGTGGGGAGTTCCAGCAACTGGCTTACACCGGCGAAGAGCACGATGAACCGCGTTTCAGTCATTTGACGCGGCTGGTGTTCAACTTCAATGGCCGCGATCAGGGCCGGCTGCGGGAGTTGGTGGATTACATCAACTTGCCGGAGAACTGGGCGCAGGCTCAGGGGAAGGTGCAGCAGCGGGTAGCGCCGGAGCCGGCGTGA
- a CDS encoding diacylglycerol kinase — protein sequence MSMSPFKGQTGIKRIFNAGGYSLDGLRAAFTGEAAFRQLVLLNVILIPVSFFLNVSRVERALLIAVCLLALIVELLNSAVEAAIDRISLDRHPLSKNAKDMGSAAQFVALTMITLVWAVILI from the coding sequence ATATCTATGTCGCCTTTCAAGGGTCAAACCGGTATCAAACGTATCTTCAATGCTGGGGGATATTCCCTAGATGGCCTGCGCGCGGCGTTCACCGGCGAGGCGGCGTTCCGTCAGTTGGTGTTGCTCAACGTGATCCTGATCCCGGTAAGCTTCTTCCTGAATGTCAGCCGGGTCGAACGAGCCCTGTTGATCGCTGTATGCCTGCTGGCGCTGATCGTCGAGTTGCTTAACTCGGCAGTGGAGGCGGCGATCGACCGCATCTCCCTGGACCGCCACCCGCTGTCGAAAAACGCCAAGGACATGGGCAGCGCCGCACAATTCGTGGCGCTGACCATGATCACCCTGGTGTGGGCCGTGATCCTGATCTAA
- the erdR gene encoding response regulator transcription factor ErdR gives MATYEILIADDHPLFRSALHQAVTLGLGPDVRLVEVASIAELEARLTEKSDWDLVLLDLNMPGAYGFSGLVLLRGQYPQIPVVMVSAQEEADVVVRSKEFGASGFIPKSSAMEDIQKAVRTVLDGDVSWPPQAFEEINVSDEAKAARDGLASLTPQQFRVLTMVCEGLLNKQIAYELSVSEATIKAHVTAIFRKLGVRTRTQAALLLQQLESISQH, from the coding sequence ATGGCCACATACGAAATCCTGATAGCCGATGACCACCCGCTGTTTCGCAGTGCGCTGCACCAGGCCGTGACCCTGGGCCTTGGCCCGGACGTGCGCCTGGTCGAAGTGGCCAGCATTGCCGAGTTGGAAGCCCGCCTCACCGAAAAGTCCGACTGGGACCTGGTGCTGCTCGACCTGAACATGCCGGGCGCCTACGGTTTTTCCGGGTTGGTGCTGTTGCGCGGCCAATACCCGCAGATCCCTGTGGTGATGGTCTCGGCCCAGGAAGAGGCCGACGTGGTCGTGCGCTCCAAGGAGTTCGGCGCCAGCGGTTTCATTCCCAAGTCCAGCGCGATGGAAGATATCCAGAAAGCCGTGCGCACCGTGCTCGATGGTGATGTGTCCTGGCCGCCGCAGGCATTTGAAGAAATCAACGTGTCTGACGAAGCCAAGGCCGCTCGTGATGGCCTTGCCAGCTTGACGCCCCAGCAGTTCCGGGTGCTCACCATGGTCTGCGAAGGCCTGTTGAACAAGCAGATTGCCTACGAATTGAGTGTGTCGGAAGCGACGATCAAGGCCCATGTGACGGCGATCTTCCGCAAGCTGGGCGTACGCACACGCACCCAGGCGGCGCTGCTCTTGCAACAACTTGAGTCAATTTCGCAGCACTAA
- a CDS encoding tail protein X, translated as MRRVRSIAGDSVNLLLYRELGRCDDAAEELLWRLNPGLAEQGAVLPAGVSVIVPELDRQPIAKQPVSAWD; from the coding sequence ATGCGTAGGGTGCGAAGTATTGCCGGTGATTCGGTGAACCTGTTGCTGTACCGCGAGCTTGGCCGCTGTGACGATGCCGCCGAGGAACTGCTGTGGCGGTTGAACCCTGGGTTGGCCGAGCAGGGCGCAGTCCTGCCGGCTGGTGTCAGTGTGATTGTGCCGGAGCTGGACAGGCAGCCCATTGCGAAGCAGCCCGTTTCGGCCTGGGATTAA
- a CDS encoding tRNA-uridine aminocarboxypropyltransferase: MSHAVSRLRTQRLARAVRPFLNRGSRAERCPGCRVIPEYCLCAWRPQVEARSAMCLLMHDVEPMKPSNTGWLIADVIKDTTAFAWSRTEVDPELLTLLADPQWQPYIVFPGEFVVPERVVSEVKVEEGKRPLFILLDGTWSEARKMFRKSPYLEHLPVLSLAPEQLSRYKLRRSKRDDHFCTAEVAALCLELADDAVASEVLDAYLDVFSTHYLAAKFQMPLDPTDTVHTRLAPYIPTA; this comes from the coding sequence ATGAGCCACGCCGTTTCCCGCCTGCGCACCCAGCGCCTGGCACGTGCCGTGCGGCCGTTCCTCAATCGTGGCTCGCGTGCCGAGCGTTGCCCCGGCTGCCGGGTCATCCCCGAATACTGCCTATGCGCCTGGCGACCCCAGGTCGAAGCGCGCTCCGCCATGTGCCTGCTGATGCACGACGTTGAGCCGATGAAGCCCAGCAACACCGGTTGGTTGATCGCCGACGTCATCAAGGACACCACTGCATTCGCCTGGTCGCGCACTGAGGTCGACCCTGAACTCCTCACCTTGCTGGCCGATCCGCAGTGGCAGCCCTACATTGTGTTCCCCGGCGAATTCGTCGTGCCCGAGCGCGTTGTGAGTGAAGTGAAGGTGGAGGAGGGCAAGCGCCCGCTGTTCATCCTGCTGGATGGCACTTGGAGTGAAGCGCGCAAGATGTTCCGCAAAAGCCCCTACCTGGAACATTTGCCGGTGCTCAGCCTGGCGCCGGAACAGCTGTCGCGCTACAAACTGCGCCGTTCCAAGCGCGACGACCACTTCTGCACCGCCGAAGTCGCTGCTCTGTGCCTGGAACTGGCCGATGATGCAGTCGCCAGCGAAGTCCTGGACGCTTACCTGGATGTATTCAGCACCCATTACCTGGCCGCCAAGTTCCAGATGCCGCTGGATCCGACGGACACTGTGCATACGCGCCTTGCGCCCTATATTCCGACGGCATAA
- a CDS encoding lysis system i-spanin subunit Rz, which yields MRFLGVLCVCVLVTVVWQVQAWRYGAQIERLSATQTRAAQQQQQAEQDKRLALEQQLSASDQQHARELSDAQRTQAALRDRIATADVRLSVLLDASSGCPMPAATAAGSVVHAAPRARLDPAHAQRIIRITDDGDSALIALRACQAYVRAVAR from the coding sequence ATGCGTTTCCTAGGTGTGCTTTGCGTATGCGTGCTGGTGACTGTTGTCTGGCAGGTGCAGGCGTGGCGATACGGGGCGCAGATTGAACGTCTGTCGGCGACACAGACCCGGGCAGCCCAGCAGCAACAGCAGGCCGAACAAGACAAGCGGCTGGCCCTTGAGCAACAGCTCAGCGCCAGCGACCAACAACATGCCCGGGAGTTGAGCGATGCCCAGCGTACTCAAGCAGCTTTGCGTGACCGCATTGCCACTGCTGATGTGCGGCTGTCAGTCCTTCTCGACGCTTCCAGTGGCTGTCCAATGCCAGCCGCCACCGCCGCCGGCAGCGTGGTTCATGCAGCCCCGCGAGCCCGACTTGACCCAGCGCATGCTCAGCGAATTATCCGCATCACCGACGACGGTGACAGCGCCCTGATTGCCTTGCGCGCCTGCCAGGCGTATGTACGCGCCGTCGCCCGTTAG
- a CDS encoding phage tail assembly protein translates to MAWMPPLHVLLSPITADTGAMIEQVQLKPLYYAAQKDALARAGDDEDDQFFELAKLATGLSEKELDQLKRPDYVSISQYVHEMSTLPASFFLGEQAESTYDQPVQLLLPLDAAGRTLTELPLEMPALRATKVMKKLATNKERAEFITAHCAGLMIPDLAGLTVPDWTELQERIDDFLNQPADFFRSATSK, encoded by the coding sequence ATGGCCTGGATGCCACCGCTGCATGTCCTGCTGTCCCCGATCACCGCCGACACCGGCGCGATGATCGAGCAGGTGCAACTCAAACCGCTGTACTACGCCGCGCAAAAAGACGCGCTGGCCCGGGCCGGTGATGACGAGGACGACCAGTTCTTTGAACTGGCGAAACTCGCCACCGGCCTGTCGGAAAAAGAACTCGACCAACTCAAGCGCCCGGACTACGTGAGCATTTCCCAGTACGTACACGAGATGTCGACTCTTCCTGCGTCGTTCTTCCTCGGTGAACAGGCGGAATCAACCTACGACCAGCCCGTCCAACTGTTGCTGCCTCTCGATGCAGCCGGCCGAACCCTGACCGAGCTGCCCCTGGAAATGCCCGCGCTACGCGCTACCAAAGTGATGAAAAAACTCGCCACCAACAAAGAACGCGCCGAGTTCATCACCGCTCACTGCGCCGGCCTGATGATTCCTGACCTGGCCGGCCTGACCGTGCCTGACTGGACCGAGCTGCAGGAGCGTATCGACGATTTTTTAAATCAACCGGCGGACTTCTTTCGGAGCGCGACATCGAAGTGA
- the recX gene encoding recombination regulator RecX, with product MTVVLDTLVAVRRTAMDLLARREHGRVELTRKLRQRGAEPEMIETALDRLTEEGLLSESRYLESFVSYRARSGYGPARIREELSQRGLQRADIDLALRECGISWQAQLEDTWRRKFSGHLPIDARERAKQGRFLSYRGFSMEMISRLLSGRDMDD from the coding sequence ATGACTGTTGTACTGGATACACTCGTCGCCGTTCGGCGCACCGCAATGGACCTGCTCGCTCGCCGCGAGCATGGTCGAGTCGAGCTGACGCGTAAACTGCGTCAGCGCGGCGCGGAGCCCGAGATGATCGAAACCGCCCTCGATCGCTTGACGGAAGAGGGGCTGCTTTCCGAATCCCGTTACCTTGAAAGTTTTGTCTCCTATCGAGCCCGATCAGGCTACGGCCCGGCGCGTATTCGCGAAGAGCTGAGCCAGCGTGGCCTGCAGCGAGCTGATATCGACCTTGCCCTACGTGAGTGTGGCATCAGTTGGCAGGCGCAGTTGGAAGACACCTGGCGACGCAAGTTCTCTGGCCATCTTCCGATTGATGCCAGGGAGCGTGCGAAGCAAGGTCGTTTCCTGAGTTATCGCGGGTTTTCGATGGAGATGATCAGTCGCTTGTTGAGCGGTCGGGATATGGACGACTAA
- a CDS encoding CinA family protein, protein MKEITQLAAELGRRLQVLNAHVTTAESCTGGGIAEAITRIPGSSAWFEAGYVTYSNRQKTRQLNVPEALFAKVGAVSQEVVEAMVRGAQEKSLARFAVAVSGVAGPDGGSPDKPVGTVWLAFGVGEEVTAELEHFTGNRDEVRRQTVKAALEGLLRRAAAEIENQG, encoded by the coding sequence GTGAAGGAAATCACTCAACTGGCTGCCGAACTGGGTCGCCGCCTGCAGGTGCTCAATGCCCACGTCACCACGGCCGAGTCGTGCACCGGTGGCGGTATCGCGGAGGCCATCACACGGATTCCGGGGAGCTCGGCCTGGTTCGAGGCGGGGTATGTCACCTATTCCAATCGGCAGAAGACCCGGCAATTGAACGTGCCTGAAGCCTTGTTTGCAAAAGTCGGGGCGGTCAGCCAGGAAGTAGTCGAGGCAATGGTCCGTGGGGCCCAGGAAAAAAGCCTGGCGCGGTTTGCTGTTGCGGTTAGCGGTGTAGCGGGGCCAGACGGCGGTTCGCCGGATAAACCGGTCGGCACGGTATGGCTGGCGTTTGGCGTGGGGGAAGAGGTCACGGCCGAGCTTGAGCACTTCACTGGCAACCGCGACGAGGTCCGCCGACAAACGGTAAAGGCCGCGCTAGAGGGCTTGTTGCGACGAGCTGCAGCAGAAATAGAAAATCAGGGGTAG